CTAATGAGTCGTGGTAAAATGCCGCCAGCGCGCCGGTGACGCCGCACATCACCGCCATTGGGTGTGAGTCGCGACGGAAGCCCATAAACAGACGGTTAATCTGCTCATGAATCATGGTGTGGCGGGTGACGGTGGTACGGAATTCATCAAACTGCGCCTGCGTCGGCGCTTCGCCGTTCAGCAGGATATAGCACACTTCCAGGTAATTAGAGTGCAGGGCGAGTTGGTCAATTGGAAAACCGCGGTGCAGCAGAATGCCTTCATCGCCATCAATAAAGGTGATTTTGGATTCGCAGGACGCCGTCGAGGTAAAGCCCGGGTCAAACGTAAACAGACCATGCGAACCCAGGGTCCGGATATCAATTTCGTCTTCTCCAAGCGTACCTTGCAGCACGTCTAGCTCAATAGGAGCTTCGCCATCTCGGGTTAGCGTCGCTTTTTTATCAGCCATTACAGTCTCCTTAGCGCCTTATTTGTAGGGATCTTTGACACCTTGACTGGCTATCATACCCGGATTGCTTGCGTAGAGATGCAGTCTATCGACTCTGTGGCATGGTAAATCTTGCAGGGTACAGAGCGATGGGCGCTTACAAGCGAGGGTCCGTCAGGCATGACATGCTGCGTTACACGGTTGTTAAAGATCCGGTCTGGACATTATTGTTCTCGTAACCATTTCCTGATGCTTTCGGGTGGCTCACCCAATCAATGTTACATAACTTACGCTTAGGGGAAAGTGTATCCCCATAACTTTTGTGCATCATAGGGTTTTCAATTGTTCGTTTGTAACAGGAATGTTGAACTTTTGTCAAATCAGATAATTAAATTTGTATAAATTGTGAAAATCGTGAGGTTGATCACTGTTCAACCTAAATGTTCCCAAACAGTTTGTAGGGGAATTGTAATAAGAATGTGATCCCCCTATACTTCGGCCAGGTCTCCGGAATACCCTGCTGTAGGAGCCACCCAGCGTTTCATACGCGTCGTTTTGACACTGGACGTTGCAGTTTTAGTGCCTGGCGCTGTGCTTTCGATTGTTAACGCTGTCTGACCCCCTTCAGGACCGGAGGAAGCAAAATAAGAAAGGCTGTGTGGGCAAAACCGTGAAAAAACAAAGACCTGTCAACTTGGATCTCACTACGATCCGGTTTCCCGTTACTGCGATAGCGTCCATTCTCCACCGCGTCTCCGGCGTGATCACTTTTGTGGCTGTCGGTATTCTGCTCTGGCTACTGGGTCTCTCTCTCTCCTCACCCGAAGGCTTCCTGCAGGCATCTGCCGTTATGGACAGCTTTTTTGTTAAATTCATCGTATGGGGCATTTTAACTGCACTGGCTTATCATATTGCCGGTGGCATTCGCCATATGCTGATGGATTTTGGTTTTCTTGGTGAAACGCTGCAAATTGGTACGCGTTCCGCTCAGATAACTTTTGGTCT
This is a stretch of genomic DNA from Winslowiella toletana. It encodes these proteins:
- the sdhC gene encoding succinate dehydrogenase cytochrome b556 subunit, which codes for MGKTVKKQRPVNLDLTTIRFPVTAIASILHRVSGVITFVAVGILLWLLGLSLSSPEGFLQASAVMDSFFVKFIVWGILTALAYHIAGGIRHMLMDFGFLGETLQIGTRSAQITFGLTVVLSILAGVLVW